One region of Vibrio pelagius genomic DNA includes:
- the yidD gene encoding membrane protein insertion efficiency factor YidD has translation MASPVSPFAWLALIPIYFYRWFISPLIGPRCRFTPTCSLYAIEALKAHGFVKGCWLSGKRLLKCHPLNEGGYDPVPPVQKQDRDK, from the coding sequence ATGGCTTCGCCTGTCTCGCCCTTCGCGTGGTTAGCGCTAATACCTATCTATTTTTATAGATGGTTCATTAGTCCACTCATTGGCCCTCGCTGCCGATTTACTCCAACCTGCTCTTTATATGCGATAGAAGCGTTGAAAGCTCACGGTTTTGTAAAAGGGTGTTGGTTATCAGGCAAACGTCTATTAAAATGCCATCCTTTGAACGAAGGGGGCTATGACCCCGTTCCACCAGTCCAAAAACAAGACAGAGATAAATAA
- the rnpA gene encoding ribonuclease P protein component: MLTPEHYQNVFKQAHRAGSPHFTIIARKNSLSNPRLGLAVPKKQIKTAVGRNKFKRLCRESFRNNQHKLPNKDFVVIAKKSAQDLSNEEMFKLLDKLWLRLSRPSRG; this comes from the coding sequence TTGTTAACTCCCGAACATTATCAAAATGTCTTCAAGCAAGCTCATCGAGCTGGCTCCCCTCATTTCACCATCATTGCTCGTAAAAACTCTCTTTCAAATCCTCGTCTTGGATTAGCCGTTCCGAAAAAGCAGATTAAAACCGCCGTTGGTCGCAATAAATTTAAGCGCCTATGCCGTGAAAGCTTTCGTAACAATCAACACAAACTTCCTAACAAAGATTTTGTTGTTATTGCTAAAAAGAGCGCGCAAGATTTGAGCAATGAAGAAATGTTCAAATTATTAGACAAATTATGGCTTCGCCTGTCTCGCCCTTCGCGTGGTTAG
- a CDS encoding amino acid ABC transporter permease — protein sequence MGFDFNYMLELLPILFKYLGTTMEMAIWGLFFALILSVILANIRVFKIPVLDQLSQLYISFFRGTPLLVQLFLLYYGLPQVFPWMVGLDAFSAAVIGLTLHFAAYMAESIRAAIIGIDRSQMEASLSVGMTTSQAMRRVILPQATRVALPSLMNYFIDMIKSTSLAFTLGVAEIMAKAQMEASSSFRFFEAFLAVALIYWGVVVILTRIQLWAEAKLNKAYAR from the coding sequence ATGGGATTTGACTTTAATTACATGCTGGAGTTGCTACCGATACTGTTTAAGTATCTAGGCACAACCATGGAGATGGCAATATGGGGCCTATTCTTTGCCCTGATCCTATCTGTGATACTAGCAAACATTCGCGTGTTCAAAATCCCAGTACTGGATCAACTCAGCCAACTCTACATTAGCTTCTTCCGCGGCACCCCACTGCTGGTACAACTATTCCTGCTTTACTACGGCTTGCCGCAAGTGTTTCCTTGGATGGTTGGCTTAGATGCCTTCAGCGCGGCGGTTATTGGTTTAACATTACACTTTGCCGCCTACATGGCAGAGAGTATTCGTGCCGCGATTATTGGTATTGATCGCAGCCAAATGGAGGCGAGCCTTTCGGTCGGTATGACGACCAGTCAGGCGATGCGCCGCGTGATCCTGCCACAAGCAACACGTGTCGCTCTACCGTCACTGATGAACTACTTCATTGATATGATCAAGTCGACCTCGCTTGCCTTCACTCTCGGTGTGGCTGAAATTATGGCAAAAGCGCAAATGGAGGCCTCTTCAAGCTTCCGTTTCTTCGAAGCGTTCTTAGCTGTGGCACTTATCTACTGGGGTGTGGTGGTGATTTTAACTCGCATTCAACTATGGGCCGAAGCGAAACTGAATAAGGCGTATGCACGATGA
- the yidC gene encoding membrane protein insertase YidC: protein MDSQRNILLIALALVSFLLFQQWNVAKNPAPQAVEQAQSGSTLPAPSYADDLDPAPGQVASAKAITVTTDVLTLSIDTVGGDVVSASLNDYSAEYDSEDSFILLKNEPGHQFIAQSGLVGPQGIDLSSTNRPSYTVSADSFTLADGQDELRIPMTYQANGLDYTKTFIFKRGSYAIDVEYDVVNNSGNNATFGMYAHLRQNVMDDGGSLTMPTYRGGAYSTEDTRYKKYSFDDMQDRNLSLNLANGQGWAAMIQHYFASAWIPRDEAGSNLYTRVIGNLGDIGVRMPNKTIANGDQANFTATLWVGPKLQDQMAEVAPNLDLVVDYGWLWFIAKPLHTLLSFIQGFVSNWGVAIIILTFIVRGAMYPLTKAQYTSMAKMRMLQPKLTAMRERIGDDRQRMSQEMMELYKKEKVNPLGGCLPILLQMPIFISLYWALMESVELRHSPFFGWITDLSAQDPYYILPLLMGASMFLIQKMSPTTVTDPMQQKIMTFMPVMFTFFFLFFPSGLVLYWLVSNIVTLIQQTLIYKQLEKKGLHSK from the coding sequence ATGGATTCTCAACGTAATATCCTGTTAATCGCACTGGCTCTGGTATCTTTCTTACTTTTCCAACAGTGGAACGTAGCGAAGAACCCAGCACCACAAGCGGTTGAGCAGGCACAATCTGGCAGCACTCTACCAGCGCCATCTTATGCAGACGACCTAGATCCAGCTCCGGGTCAAGTTGCTTCAGCAAAAGCGATCACAGTAACCACTGATGTACTGACTCTGTCAATTGATACGGTTGGTGGCGACGTGGTATCGGCAAGCCTTAACGACTACTCTGCTGAATACGATTCAGAAGACAGCTTTATTCTACTTAAGAATGAACCTGGTCACCAATTCATCGCTCAAAGTGGTCTTGTTGGCCCACAAGGTATCGACCTAAGCAGCACGAACCGCCCAAGCTACACAGTTTCAGCTGACAGCTTCACACTGGCGGATGGTCAAGATGAACTACGCATCCCAATGACCTACCAAGCGAACGGCCTTGATTACACCAAAACATTCATCTTTAAGCGCGGCAGCTACGCGATTGATGTTGAATACGATGTGGTGAACAACTCAGGCAACAACGCAACATTTGGTATGTACGCTCACCTACGTCAAAACGTGATGGATGACGGCGGTAGCCTAACAATGCCAACTTACCGTGGTGGTGCTTACTCTACGGAAGACACGCGTTACAAAAAATACAGCTTCGACGATATGCAAGATCGCAACCTATCTCTTAACCTAGCAAACGGTCAAGGTTGGGCAGCGATGATCCAACACTACTTTGCAAGTGCATGGATCCCACGCGACGAAGCAGGCAGCAACCTTTACACTCGTGTAATTGGCAACCTTGGCGACATCGGTGTTCGCATGCCAAACAAGACGATTGCAAATGGCGACCAAGCAAACTTCACAGCCACACTATGGGTTGGTCCAAAACTTCAAGACCAAATGGCTGAAGTTGCACCAAACCTAGACCTAGTAGTGGACTACGGCTGGCTATGGTTTATTGCAAAACCACTTCATACTCTGCTTTCGTTCATTCAAGGCTTTGTATCGAACTGGGGTGTAGCGATCATCATCCTAACATTCATCGTTCGTGGTGCTATGTACCCACTAACGAAAGCTCAGTACACGTCTATGGCGAAAATGCGTATGCTTCAGCCTAAGCTGACTGCAATGCGTGAGCGTATTGGCGATGACCGTCAGCGCATGAGTCAAGAAATGATGGAACTGTACAAGAAAGAGAAAGTAAACCCGCTAGGCGGCTGTCTACCTATCCTTCTACAGATGCCTATCTTCATTTCTCTATACTGGGCACTAATGGAGTCTGTTGAACTGCGTCACTCACCGTTCTTCGGTTGGATTACTGACCTTTCAGCACAAGACCCTTACTACATCTTGCCACTTCTAATGGGTGCTTCAATGTTCCTAATTCAGAAGATGAGCCCGACAACAGTAACGGATCCAATGCAGCAGAAGATCATGACCTTCATGCCAGTTATGTTCACATTCTTCTTCCTGTTCTTCCCATCTGGTCTGGTTCTTTACTGGCTAGTATCGAACATCGTAACTCTGATTCAGCAAACGCTTATCTACAAGCAGCTGGAGAAGAAAGGCTTACACTCTAAGTAA
- the rpmH gene encoding 50S ribosomal protein L34: protein MKRTFQPTVLKRKRTHGFRARMATKNGRATINARRAKGRKRLSK from the coding sequence ATGAAACGCACTTTTCAACCTACAGTTCTAAAGCGTAAGCGTACTCACGGTTTCCGTGCTCGCATGGCTACTAAGAACGGTCGCGCAACAATCAATGCACGTCGTGCAAAAGGCCGTAAGCGTCTTTCTAAGTAA
- a CDS encoding amino acid ABC transporter ATP-binding protein: protein MIKLENIHKQFGETEVLKGINLEIQQGEIIVIIGSSGTGKSTLLRCVNFLEHADQGSIAIDDIKVDVEKHTKAEVLALRRKTGFVFQNYALFAHQTAKQNIAEGLITVRGWKKQQAYEKAQQILDDIGLGDKADSYPAALSGGQQQRVGIGRAMALQPELLLFDEPTSALDPEWVGEVLNLMKKLANQHQTMLVVTHEMQFAREVADRVIFMADGHIVEQGSPQDIFGNPQDPKLKKFLNKVGIE, encoded by the coding sequence ATGATCAAATTAGAAAATATCCACAAGCAGTTTGGAGAGACGGAAGTCCTTAAAGGTATCAACCTTGAAATCCAACAAGGTGAGATTATCGTTATCATCGGTTCGAGTGGTACTGGTAAGTCAACCCTATTGCGTTGCGTGAACTTTCTAGAGCATGCCGATCAGGGCTCGATTGCGATTGATGACATCAAGGTGGACGTTGAAAAACACACCAAAGCAGAGGTATTAGCACTGCGTCGTAAGACCGGCTTTGTCTTCCAAAACTACGCACTGTTTGCGCATCAAACCGCCAAGCAAAACATCGCTGAAGGCTTGATCACGGTACGTGGTTGGAAGAAGCAGCAAGCCTATGAAAAAGCACAACAAATCCTTGATGATATTGGTCTAGGCGATAAGGCTGATAGTTACCCAGCCGCGCTCTCAGGCGGTCAACAGCAGCGTGTAGGTATTGGCCGTGCGATGGCCCTTCAACCAGAGCTACTTCTGTTCGATGAGCCGACTTCTGCACTCGATCCTGAATGGGTCGGTGAAGTACTTAACCTAATGAAAAAATTGGCAAATCAGCATCAAACCATGCTGGTGGTTACCCATGAAATGCAGTTCGCGAGAGAAGTCGCGGATCGAGTGATCTTCATGGCTGATGGCCACATTGTCGAGCAAGGATCTCCACAGGATATTTTTGGTAATCCACAAGATCCTAAATTAAAAAAATTCCTAAATAAGGTTGGGATCGAGTAA